A section of the Piliocolobus tephrosceles isolate RC106 chromosome 14, ASM277652v3, whole genome shotgun sequence genome encodes:
- the ZBTB5 gene encoding zinc finger and BTB domain-containing protein 5 → MDFPGHFEQIFQQLNYQRLHGQLCDCVIVVGNRHFKAHRSVLAACSTHFRALFSVAEGDQTMNMIQLDSEVVTAEAFAALIDMMYTSTLMLGESNVMDVLLAASHLHLNSVVKACKHYLTTRTLPMSPPSERVQEQNARMQRSFMLQQLGLSIVSSALNSSQNGEEQPAPMSSSMRSNLDQRTPFPMRRFHKRKQSAEERARQRLRPSMDESAISDVTPENGPSGVHSREEFFSPDSLKIVDNPKADGMTDNQEDSAIMFDQSFGTQEDAQVPSQSDNSAGNMAQLSMASRATQVETSFDQEAATEKSSFQCENPEVGLGEKEHMRVVVKSEPLSSPEPQDEVSDVTSQAEGSESVEVEGVVVSAEKIDLSPESSDRSFSDPQSSTDRVGDIHILEVTNNLEHKSTFSISNFLNKSRGNNFTANQNNDDNIPNTTSDCRLESEAPYLLSPEAGPAGGPSSAPGSHVENPFSEPADSHFVRPMQEVMGLPCVQTSGYQGGEQFGMDFSRSGLGLHSSFSRVMIGSPRGGASNFPYYRRIAPKMPVVTSVRSSQIPENSTSSQLMMNGATSSFENGHPSQPGPPQLTRASADVLSKCKKALSEHNVLVVEGARKYACKICCKTFLTLTDCKKHIRVHTGEKPYACLKCGKRFSQSSHLYKHSKTTCLRWQSSNLPSTLL, encoded by the coding sequence ATGGATTTTCCTGGTCACTTTGAACAAATCTTCCAGCAGCTGAACTACCAGAGACTTCATGGCCAGCTCTGTGATTGTGTCATTGTGGTAGGGAATAGACACTTTAAAGCCCACCGCTCCGTGCTGGCGGCATGCAGCACGCATTTCCGAGCCCTGTTCTCAGTGGCAGAAGGAGATCAGACCATGAACATGATCCAGCTGGATAGCGAGGTGGTGACAGCAGAGGCCTTTGCTGCACTGATTGACATGATGTATACCTCCACCCTCATGCTGGGGGAGAGCAATGTTATGGATGTCTTATTGGCAGCCTCTCACCTGCATTTGAACTCTGTTGTTAAGGCATGTAAACATTACTTAACGACAAGGACGCTGCCCATGTCTCCCCCCAGTGAGCGCGTTCAGGAGCAGAACGCCCGCATGCAGCGCTCCTTTATGCTACAGCAGCTGGGACTAAGTATTGTGAGCTCAGCCCTCAATTCCAGCCAGAATGGCGAGGAGCAGCCAGCCCCCATGAGCTCTTCCATGCGCAGTAACCTGGATCAGCGCACGCCCTTCCCCATGAGACGCTTTCATAAGCGCAAGCAGTCTGCAGAAGAGCGGGCCAGGCAGCGCCTCCGACCCTCCATGGATGAGTCTGCCATTTCAGATGTTACACCGGAGAATGGGCCTTCAGGGGTTCATTCTCGGGAGGAGTTCTTTTCACCAGATTCTCTGAAAATTGTGGATAATCCTAAAGCTGATGGAATGACTGATAACCAGGAAGACAGTGCGATCATGTTTGATCAGTCTTTTGGCACTCAAGAAGATGCCCAGGTGCCCAGCCAGTCTGATAACAGTGCTGGCAACATGGCACAGTTGTCCATGGCCTCTCGTGCAACTCAGGTTGAGACTAGTTTTGATCAGGAAGCTGCAACTGAGAAAAGTAGTTTTCAGTGTGAAAATCCTGAGGTTGGCCTTGGTGAGAAGGAGCACATGAGAGTGGTGGTTAAATCTGAGCCCCTGAGCTCGCCTGAGCCTCAGGATGAAGTGAGCGATGTGACCTCACAAGCAGAAGGCAGCGAGTCTGTAGAAGTGGAAGGAGTCGTGGTCAGTGCTGAGAAGATAGACCTCAGCCCTGAAAGCAGTGATCGGAGTTTTTCAGATCCCCAGTCTAGCACAGACAGGGTAGGTGATATCCACATTTTGGAGGTCACAAATAACCTAGAGCATAAGTCCACTTTtagtatttcaaattttcttaacAAGAGCAGAGGAAATAACTTTACTGCAAATCAGAACAATGATGATAATATCCCAAACACCACTAGTGACTGCAGGCTGGAGAGCGAGGCCCCTTATTTGTTGAGTCCAGAGGCTGGGCCTGCAGGTGGGCCCTCCTCTGCCCCTGGCTCCCATGTAGAGAACCCATTTAGTGAACCTGCAGACTCCCACTTCGTCAGGCCTATGCAGGAGGTGATGGGCCTGCCGTGTGTGCAGACTTCAGGCTACCAAGGAGGAGAACAGTTTGGGATGGACTTTTCCAGGTCTGGTTTGGGCCTCCACTCCTCGTTCTCCAGGGTAATGATAGGTTCCCCAAGGGGAGGAGCCAGTAACTTTCCATACTATCGCCGCATAGCTCCCAAAATGCCAGTTGTAACTTCTGTCAGGAGCTCACAGATCCCAGAAAACTCTACCAGTTCCCAGCTAATGATGAATGGAGCTACATCCTCTTTTGAAAATGGCCATCCTTCCCAGCCTGGCCCTCCACAATTGACCAGAGCATCTGCAGATGTTCTGTCAAAATGCAAGAAGGCCTTATCAGAGCACAATGTTTTGGTTGTAGAGGGAGCTCGCAAGTATGCCTGCAAAATCTGCTGCAAAACTTTTTTGACTTTGACAGATTGCAAGAAACACATCCGTGTTCATACAGGTGAAAAGCCCTACGCCTGCCTGAAGTGTGGCAAGAGGTTTAGTCAGTCCAGCCACCTGTATAAGCACTCAAAGACTACCTGCCTGCGCTGGCAGAGCAGCAATCTTCCCAGCACTTTGCTCTAG
- the GRHPR gene encoding glyoxylate reductase/hydroxypyruvate reductase isoform X2, protein MKPVLLMKVFVTRRIPPEGRAALARAADCEVEQWDSDEPIPVKELERGVAGAHGLLCLLSDHVDKRILDAAGANLKVISTLSVGVDHLALDEIKKRGIRVGYTPDVLTDATAELAVSLLLTTCRRLPEAIEEVKNGGWTSWKPLWLCGYGLTQSTVGIVGLGRIGQAIARRLKPFGVQRFLYTGRQPRPEEAAEFQAEFVSTPELAAQSDFIVVACSLTPATKGLCNKDFFQKMKETAVFVNISRGDVVNQDDLYQALASGQIAAAGLDVTTPEPLPTNHPLLTLKNCDSFTCPSPRTGQAEPSCDHGT, encoded by the exons ATGAAACCGGTGCTACTCATGAAGGTGTTCGTCACCCGCAGGATACCCCCCGAGGGCAGGGCCGCGCTCGCCCGGGCGGCAGA CTGTGAGGTGGAGCAGTGGGACTCGGATGAGCCCATCCCCGTCAAGGAGCTGGAGCGAGGTGTGGCGGGGGCCCACGGCCTGCTCTGCCTCCTCTCCGACCATGTGGACAAGAGGATCCTGGATGCTGCAG GGGCCAATCTCAAAGTCATCAGCACCCTGTCCGTGGGCGTCGACCACTTGGCTTTGGATGAAATCAAGAAGCG TGGGATCCGAGTTGGCTATACCCCAGATGTCCTGACAGATGCCACCGCCGAACTTGCAGTCTCCCTGCTACTTACCACTTGCCGCCGGTTGCCGGAGGCCATCGAAGAAGTGAAGAA TGGTGGCTGGACCTCGTGGAAGCCCCTCTGGCTGTGTGGCTATGGACTCACGCAGAGCACTGTCGGCATCGTCGGGCTGGGGCGCATAG GCCAGGCCATTGCTCGGCGTCTGAAACCATTTGGCGTCCAGAGATTTCTATACACAGGGCGCCAGCCCAGGCCTGAGGAAGCAGCGGAATTCCAGGCGGAGTTTG TGTCTACCCCTGAGCTGGCTGCCCAGTCTGATTTCATCGTTGTGGCCTGCTCCTTAACGCCTGCAACCAAGGGCCTCTGCAACAAGGACTTCTTCCAGAAGATGAAGGAAACAGCTGTGTTCGTCAACATCAGCAG GGGCGACGTTGTAAACCAGGATGACCTGTACCAGGCCTTGGCCAGTGGTCAGATTGCAGCTGCTGGACTGGATGTGACGACCCCAGAACCACTGCCTACAAACCACCCTCTCCTGACCCTGAAGAACTGTG ATTCCTTCACTTGTCCCTCACCAAGGACGGGACAAGCAGAACCCAGTTGTGACCATGGCACTTGA
- the GRHPR gene encoding glyoxylate reductase/hydroxypyruvate reductase isoform X1, translating into MKPVLLMKVFVTRRIPPEGRAALARAADCEVEQWDSDEPIPVKELERGVAGAHGLLCLLSDHVDKRILDAAGANLKVISTLSVGVDHLALDEIKKRGIRVGYTPDVLTDATAELAVSLLLTTCRRLPEAIEEVKNGGWTSWKPLWLCGYGLTQSTVGIVGLGRIGQAIARRLKPFGVQRFLYTGRQPRPEEAAEFQAEFVSTPELAAQSDFIVVACSLTPATKGLCNKDFFQKMKETAVFVNISRGDVVNQDDLYQALASGQIAAAGLDVTTPEPLPTNHPLLTLKNCVILPHIGSATHRTRNTMSMLAANNLLAGLRGEPMPSELML; encoded by the exons ATGAAACCGGTGCTACTCATGAAGGTGTTCGTCACCCGCAGGATACCCCCCGAGGGCAGGGCCGCGCTCGCCCGGGCGGCAGA CTGTGAGGTGGAGCAGTGGGACTCGGATGAGCCCATCCCCGTCAAGGAGCTGGAGCGAGGTGTGGCGGGGGCCCACGGCCTGCTCTGCCTCCTCTCCGACCATGTGGACAAGAGGATCCTGGATGCTGCAG GGGCCAATCTCAAAGTCATCAGCACCCTGTCCGTGGGCGTCGACCACTTGGCTTTGGATGAAATCAAGAAGCG TGGGATCCGAGTTGGCTATACCCCAGATGTCCTGACAGATGCCACCGCCGAACTTGCAGTCTCCCTGCTACTTACCACTTGCCGCCGGTTGCCGGAGGCCATCGAAGAAGTGAAGAA TGGTGGCTGGACCTCGTGGAAGCCCCTCTGGCTGTGTGGCTATGGACTCACGCAGAGCACTGTCGGCATCGTCGGGCTGGGGCGCATAG GCCAGGCCATTGCTCGGCGTCTGAAACCATTTGGCGTCCAGAGATTTCTATACACAGGGCGCCAGCCCAGGCCTGAGGAAGCAGCGGAATTCCAGGCGGAGTTTG TGTCTACCCCTGAGCTGGCTGCCCAGTCTGATTTCATCGTTGTGGCCTGCTCCTTAACGCCTGCAACCAAGGGCCTCTGCAACAAGGACTTCTTCCAGAAGATGAAGGAAACAGCTGTGTTCGTCAACATCAGCAG GGGCGACGTTGTAAACCAGGATGACCTGTACCAGGCCTTGGCCAGTGGTCAGATTGCAGCTGCTGGACTGGATGTGACGACCCCAGAACCACTGCCTACAAACCACCCTCTCCTGACCCTGAAGAACTGTG tGATCCTGCCCCACATTGGCAGTGCCACCCACAGAACCCGCAACACCATGTCCATGTTGGCAGCTAACAACCTGTTGGCTGGCCTGAGAGGGGAGCCGATGCCCAGTGAACTCATGCTGTAG